The Pleurocapsa sp. PCC 7319 genomic interval AAGCTGACACCTTTGGCTGATCTATATCTAATAGCTCGGCAGCTTCGATTTGAGTTAAACCTTTTTGACTGATAATTCCACTAATTCTTCGCGCTAATTCAGCCTTAATTAGTCTTTCTTCAGGATTTGCTAAATTCAAGTCCGCAAATACATTACCGCTACTAGGTTGTACTCTTATGTCATCACTCATTTTTTTACCTTATCTTTGGTTTGCTTGATGGGTTTCAATAGCTAACTTTAGTCTTTTCTTGATTAACTCCATATCCTTTGGAGGGGTGGCAATACCTTTTTTTGACTTCTTTTGAAAGGCATGGAGTACATAAACTACACCTGCCAACTTCACCGTGTAAACAGTTCTATAAGTATCCCCATTAAAATTATCAACTATCTCTAAAACTCCCGCACCTTTAAAACCCCTTAGAGGCTTTGAGTTCTGGTGTTTATCACCCATTTGTGCCAAATATAGAGCATAGCCCATTTCATCTCGCACATGATCAGGAAATTTCCGCAGCTCATCAAGGGAGTTTCCCAGCCAAACTACAGGTTTTTTCACTTCATTAGTACTTATTTTATTAGTATGCTAATTATGGCATGAATAAGCAAAAGGTCAACAAAAAGAACGGGAATTGGTATTATTAGCTATAACGAAAAGAGATACTTAATTAATCGCGCTCCGATTTCTCATGAGCAAAAGCAAACAATTTTCTCGAAAGCAGGTTGAAAAAATATACGCTCAATACATCAAAGAATGGGTAACAACCACTTCTGGCGATGTGGCTATCATGACTGATAACAGTGAGGTATTTCTCTCTTCACAAGAGATTTTGAGCAGTAGAGGCTGGCATCCTCTTACTCCAAAGAACATCCAGCAGCATCAAGCAAGGATTGAGAATAATTTAAGCAGAAAGCATCAAGGTTTCAGTAGAGAAGAACTTCTAGCTCAGTTGGCTGAGAATGGTTACAACATAACAGTTTTGTAAGATTAAACCTGCTTTACCTAGAAAATTATCTCCTTCTTGATTTAATCCAATTCATCTTTCGTGATTCAAGATTAACTCGACATTAGAGCAAGACAATCTTTCATCTCCCTCAGTTGAGCGATGCTCATCTCAACTCTATTACTGACCCCATATCTTTCTTGAATATAGGCGATCGCTTTTTGCTTGCTCCAGCCAAGTCTTCTAACCTGCTTCGTAATCTGCTGTTTCAGGTGTAAAAATCCGTCCTGTTTAAATATATTTCCCTGTTCTGTATTCTCTATCTGATTAAGGCGTTCGCATTGAGCCGAAGTCAGATAATTTTCTCTCAACCATTTCACTTCTGCTGCCGTAATTTGACCACAGGCGTATAAATTGATTAGTTCCGCCCTGGTGCTACAGTCAAAAATTCTTTCTACTACTTTTCTCGCTCTGTTTTTAATTGTGTATTCGTCTTTGCTCGGATGAGGGTAATCTGACCATTTTTTAGCGCGATCTATACCTTCACCAACAGGTATAGCAGCAGGTATAGATTCCTCACCCTGTATGGGTTTAACCCCTTCTGAGAAATCTTTTCTTTCAGAGTTTATATTTTCACTATCTACTACTTCTCTTAACTCTGAATTAAAAGTTTGAGAATTAGGTGTAGTAGGTATAGTAGGTATAGACAAGCCTTGCTGTGACTGGCTTTCGGGCTGCAACACCTCTGCTATACCTACAGAAGGTATAGTCGAAGCCTCCTGCCAAACTACTTGTCTTTTTCCTCGATGTAATTTTTGTCCCACTTTGCGCCAATTTAACATCTGGAGAATATTCGCTACCCGCATTTGTTCTCTACGACCGATCTTATTCAGCTCAAAATCAAATACATCCAGCAGTACTTGTGATATTGATACCCCTGTTCTATTCCGAATATAATCAGCAACGAAACCTGCCCATTCATCTATTATTTGGAAACGAGAATTATTGTTGAGATTTCTTTTTTCCTCTTCTTTTGACAACCACCATGTCTCTCCTTCCCGATATGCTGCCACAGCAGAAGCCCAAATAGCATCTCTTTCTTTTTTCAATCGTTTGATATCTATTTCCTTTTTCTCTACGGGAATCACCCAATAACGCCTATTTCCTGTCGAATCTACCAAGAAACTTGAATCGTTAACCGAACCTACTATTATTGAGTGTCGAGGATAGTCTTTTGTAGTGCGTGCATATGGCTCTCGAAATGTATCTTTTCGGCAGCTCAGGAATGCCTTTAAATCTCCTGCCTGTCTCTTGGAGAAGATTTTGTCAAGCTCCCCCCATTCTTGAATCCAAGACCTGCGTAGCACCAAAAGATCGTCCTTATCTTTTCCTGACTTCATCGAATCGCCAAACCAATCTCCCGCCAACACATCAAAAAATGTTGATTTGCCTATTCCTTGTTCTCCTTGCAGTACCAATGTATTGTCATGCTTACATCCAGGGGCATACACTCTCGCTACTGCTGCAATTAAAGTCTTTTTCAGAAAAATATCGTAAATAGGATCTGATGTCCCGAAAAACTTAGTTGATAAAGAATCTATATCCGCAAGTTCACTATTACGGGCAACTTGGTTTAGATACTCCGCTACTGGATTGTAGGTGTTTTCTTCTGCTACTTGTGTACATACATCGATCGCTTTTGTCTTATTTACCTCCAGGCGATCGTGTTCTGCCAAATGTAGATAAAACCGCTCTAGATTAAACGGCTTTCCATCTAATTCAATCTGCATTTCTAGTTCGTTTAACCGTAAGCGATCGCTATATTTGTCTCTCACGTAATCTAACAGGGCTGCGGTCGCTGTATTTCTTGACTGCATTTTTGAAGCGTTGGTGTTGGCAGATGAGATAGATTTGAGCCATTCTTTGTATGGCTGGATGTTTTCGATTACTTCTTCCAACGCTTCGACTCCTTGATTTACTACCAAATCGTCTAGTCCTTTCGTGGCTTCTGAATATTCCCAAGTTCCAACTCCCACTATACATCCCGCTCTCTGGGCAAGATATCCAATTGTTTTGAGTGCTTCTTGTACTTGAGGCTTAACTGCCACATCCGAATCAAACAGTAGATGAATTCCCCTACCGTTAGCCAAAAATGGGGCTAGAGTCGGAATCGCTTTTAGCGAGCGCTTAACCTTCCCGTTCCATACCCCCGTTAAACATAAGCCCACCAATCCATTCGCCAACAAACAACCCGCTTTCTTCGCTCCCTCTGTTACTTCGATGGGTATTTGGGAGTTATTATGTATCCATTTCCAAAACCCTTTGTCCAGTCTTGATTCGTCGATATCTTCTGGCAGAATTGGCACATTGTATCTTTTGGCTATCTTTGACCATGCCGTTTGGTCGGGAATCAACAGAATTACTTCATTTTCCCGTCCTTTAGGAAACGTAAAATACTTTACTGGCTTCTCGCCATCTGGAAACTGGATTGCTTTATTTGGCTTGAATTGTCCAAATTCTCTTAGTTGTCCCGTTTCTAAATCTACCGAATTGACGTACCATCCTGGACTCCCTAGATAATTACTCCAGTTCAGTAACTTGGCAATTTCTTTTTTCTCGCTAATACTCTTGGGATTCAGCTTGACCATCTCTTCTGAAACCCCACTCCCAGCAACCCATTCGCTAGCGTGCTTAGAATTGATGTTTGGTGCAAATGTATTACTCATTCTGCACCTCCTATTCCATTCAAGCGATTTCCTTGCTGCTGCGCGAATGTAGAGATGCACTTTTGCTGCACCTCTTTTACAATAGAAGTAATCATTTATTCCCTCCTTATGGGATTTGGTTATATAAAGCGATCGCCCAAAGGCTACCAACCAATGCGATCGCTATTCCCAAACAAGAAAATTATAACCTGCGTATACGTCGGTTTCAAGCTGTTGTCTAGTTTGGATTATTGTCTAATTTGCTTGACTAAGCAAAGAAGAAAAGATTAACATCCTTTCTTAAGGAAGTTGTTTGTTATATGGCTCAGAAATATCTAAGAGACTCTAAAAACGGCAAATATGTAGAAAGTGGACAAGCAGAAATGGCATCTAGACCCATTTCCGTACGTTTACCATTAGACGTTGATGAAAAAGTTCGAGCCATACCAAATAGAACTGAGTTTTTACGAAAAGCAATTGCTAAAGCTTTACAAGAATTAGAAAATCCTCAATCAGCTTGAATTCGATAAAAACTATCAAATTCTTGAGAATAGTTGCTCAAGCTGACTAAACTAACTACTCTTCTACTGATACCTCTCCTCGAAAGCCTTTAGCTAAATCTTCAAGATTAATTTTTAGTATTGAGCAGAGTTTTAATGTCTGCTCTGGATTTAAGCTGGGCTGAGATACTCCTTTTTCCCAGTTACTAACAGTTTGGGGTCTAACATCTAGTGCTTTTGCAATTTGAGCTTGAGTTACGTCAACTAAATTCCTACGCAACTTAAACCACTGAGCAAAAGAAAGTTTCATGATAGACGACTTAATTAGGGTCGTTACCATCATATTCTTACTTGGGTTTTTCCAATTGATTGTATATCCAATTATATTTGATTATTCCAAATATAGCATATATATCCAATTAATTTGACAATAACCAAATAATTGGATAAGATGATTCTATTCAAGCAGCACTGCCAGATCAGCTAATAATGGTTTTGCTTTTGATAGAGACTAATGAAGATTTCATAAGAAGAGTAGCCACTTTGGACGGTTACTACTCTTCTGAACCTTAATCAATTCAAGGTATTTTTATCATGCCACAACAAATAATAGTCAAGCCAGTATCGAAGACTAAAACTTGTTCACAATGCCCTCATTTCAATGACTATTCCGAACCTAATAGAAGGGGCTGGTGCGAACTTTTTGGGCAACAAGCCAGGAAGCACCACCAGAGAACCAATGACTGCGATCTCTTTGCTGATACCGATCCTCTCGATGCTCCTCATCCTGAGTTGGCCATTGACAGCACCGTTAAAGTGATTGACGCTGATGAACACCATACAGAGTGGGCAAGCTTCATCGTCATCGGTCGCAAGTATAACTCCGAACTTTACCGCAGCACTGAGGCTTATCTCTCTGAACCTAGCTGGTATTACGAATTAGTTGGCAGTAATTACCAACCTAACTTTAAGTCGATTTGGATAGCTGAGAATGACATCTGCGAGGCTAATCAATCTCATCTTATCCGCACTGAAGAAATCTTTTAACTAAATATCAAGACGATCAAAGCAATCGCCTTTCAAACCCTTTCTCTCACTTATCTTTTCAGGACAAAATATGATATTTCAACCATCAGACCTCATTCACTCTTATACTCACCAGCAAGCTATTGAGGACGGGTTTCAAGTTTGCGTTAGCGATCAATTTCCCAACGATACTAGAATGTTTCGATTCCCCGTTTACTTTACTGCTGAAGTCTGGAAACTCTCTCAGGGAAAAGGTGCGATTGTCTGGGACATCTGCTATATGGCTGCTTTAGCTTCTAAGAGCCAACAAAATGATAGCTCATTCATCCAATTTTCCGTCATTGTTAATGGAGCAGAAAGAAAACCTGATGCCAAAGAAGATACACTACCTTGCTATCGTCTCTCTGCTCAAATTGGACCACAAGATATCGATGATCCTGCACCCGTAATCACCATCATGTTTCCCGACGAAACATAATTCTTTACTTAATTGAACCCATCATGACTTGTTTAACCAGAGAACTGAAAAATTCTGATAGTCCTCTATATCAATGGTTTCAGTCGAAACAATCTCTTTGTGCTAATCGCTTAATCAGTAATCACAATGCAGAAATGAACAGAAACCAGATCATCAAACCGTCTGGGGAAATTAGAG includes:
- a CDS encoding type II toxin-antitoxin system RelE/ParE family toxin; the encoded protein is MKKPVVWLGNSLDELRKFPDHVRDEMGYALYLAQMGDKHQNSKPLRGFKGAGVLEIVDNFNGDTYRTVYTVKLAGVVYVLHAFQKKSKKGIATPPKDMELIKKRLKLAIETHQANQR
- a CDS encoding helix-turn-helix domain-containing protein, with protein sequence MSDDIRVQPSSGNVFADLNLANPEERLIKAELARRISGIISQKGLTQIEAAELLDIDQPKVSALTRGKLDGFSTTRLFRFLNALGNDIEIVVKPKPENRSMAKITVVES
- a CDS encoding VapE domain-containing protein, producing the protein MSNTFAPNINSKHASEWVAGSGVSEEMVKLNPKSISEKKEIAKLLNWSNYLGSPGWYVNSVDLETGQLREFGQFKPNKAIQFPDGEKPVKYFTFPKGRENEVILLIPDQTAWSKIAKRYNVPILPEDIDESRLDKGFWKWIHNNSQIPIEVTEGAKKAGCLLANGLVGLCLTGVWNGKVKRSLKAIPTLAPFLANGRGIHLLFDSDVAVKPQVQEALKTIGYLAQRAGCIVGVGTWEYSEATKGLDDLVVNQGVEALEEVIENIQPYKEWLKSISSANTNASKMQSRNTATAALLDYVRDKYSDRLRLNELEMQIELDGKPFNLERFYLHLAEHDRLEVNKTKAIDVCTQVAEENTYNPVAEYLNQVARNSELADIDSLSTKFFGTSDPIYDIFLKKTLIAAVARVYAPGCKHDNTLVLQGEQGIGKSTFFDVLAGDWFGDSMKSGKDKDDLLVLRRSWIQEWGELDKIFSKRQAGDLKAFLSCRKDTFREPYARTTKDYPRHSIIVGSVNDSSFLVDSTGNRRYWVIPVEKKEIDIKRLKKERDAIWASAVAAYREGETWWLSKEEEKRNLNNNSRFQIIDEWAGFVADYIRNRTGVSISQVLLDVFDFELNKIGRREQMRVANILQMLNWRKVGQKLHRGKRQVVWQEASTIPSVGIAEVLQPESQSQQGLSIPTIPTTPNSQTFNSELREVVDSENINSERKDFSEGVKPIQGEESIPAAIPVGEGIDRAKKWSDYPHPSKDEYTIKNRARKVVERIFDCSTRAELINLYACGQITAAEVKWLRENYLTSAQCERLNQIENTEQGNIFKQDGFLHLKQQITKQVRRLGWSKQKAIAYIQERYGVSNRVEMSIAQLREMKDCLALMSS
- a CDS encoding helix-turn-helix transcriptional regulator — protein: MKLSFAQWFKLRRNLVDVTQAQIAKALDVRPQTVSNWEKGVSQPSLNPEQTLKLCSILKINLEDLAKGFRGEVSVEE
- a CDS encoding DUF6573 family protein, with the translated sequence MIFQPSDLIHSYTHQQAIEDGFQVCVSDQFPNDTRMFRFPVYFTAEVWKLSQGKGAIVWDICYMAALASKSQQNDSSFIQFSVIVNGAERKPDAKEDTLPCYRLSAQIGPQDIDDPAPVITIMFPDET